In one Streptomyces venezuelae genomic region, the following are encoded:
- the ftsH gene encoding ATP-dependent zinc metalloprotease FtsH, with the protein MSNPVPPDRAPDKPWRSEGAPAPDPAPPPKKKMPGGWGGLVLTALIVYLIANLVLSFFNEGDEPTISYTEFSKQVDSGNVTKIYSKGDAIQGQLKKEQDKPGDDKGKYTKFTTQRPAFADDKLWDDLTKHKVTVTAEPVVQERSFLSNLLISLAPMLLLVVLWIFIARRMSAGMGGGGGMLGRKTPPKPVELEPGAKRTTFEDVAGIDEVEGELNDVVDFLKNPGVYRDMGAKMPRGVLLAGPPGTGKTLLARAVAGEAGVPFFSASASEFIEMIVGVGASRVRELFTEARKVAPSIIFIDEIDTIGRARGGGSGMGGHDEREQTLNQILTEMDGFSGAEGVIVLAATNRADILDPALTRPGRFDRVVNVSPPDRAGREAILKIHTRPIPLAADVDLAQVARTTPGMTGAELANLANEAALIAVKRKQRAVTQADLSEAMEKVQLGAERPLVMPEDERRRTAYHESGHALLGMLQPGADPVRKITIVPRGRALGVTLSTPDSDKYAYTEEYLRGRIIGALGGMAAEHVVYGVVTTGAENDLEQVTNIARGMVARWGMSERVGRLSALPNDAQQAYGLAAAPATLDTIDGEMRRIVDECYESACRQLRDHRARLDALSAALLENETLEEAEAYRIAGVTRLTKGG; encoded by the coding sequence ATGAGCAACCCCGTGCCGCCGGACCGGGCGCCCGACAAGCCATGGCGCTCCGAGGGAGCGCCCGCGCCCGACCCCGCACCACCGCCGAAGAAGAAGATGCCCGGCGGCTGGGGCGGGCTCGTTTTGACGGCCCTGATCGTCTACCTCATCGCCAACCTCGTGCTCTCCTTCTTCAACGAGGGGGACGAGCCGACGATCTCGTACACGGAGTTCAGCAAGCAGGTCGACTCCGGCAACGTCACGAAGATCTACTCCAAGGGCGACGCGATCCAGGGGCAGCTCAAGAAGGAGCAGGACAAGCCGGGCGACGACAAGGGGAAGTACACCAAGTTCACCACCCAGCGGCCCGCCTTCGCCGACGACAAGCTCTGGGACGACCTGACCAAGCACAAGGTCACCGTCACCGCCGAGCCCGTCGTGCAGGAACGCAGCTTCCTGTCGAACCTCCTCATCTCGCTCGCGCCGATGCTGCTGCTCGTCGTGCTGTGGATCTTCATCGCGCGGCGCATGAGCGCGGGCATGGGCGGCGGTGGCGGCATGCTCGGCCGCAAGACGCCGCCCAAACCCGTCGAGCTGGAGCCCGGGGCGAAGCGGACCACCTTCGAGGACGTGGCGGGCATCGACGAGGTCGAGGGCGAGCTCAACGACGTCGTCGACTTCCTGAAGAACCCCGGCGTCTACCGCGACATGGGCGCCAAGATGCCGCGCGGCGTGCTCCTCGCGGGGCCGCCCGGCACCGGCAAGACCCTGCTCGCCCGCGCCGTCGCCGGAGAGGCCGGCGTGCCCTTCTTCTCGGCGTCCGCCTCCGAGTTCATCGAGATGATCGTGGGCGTCGGCGCCTCGCGCGTACGGGAACTCTTCACCGAGGCCCGCAAGGTCGCGCCGTCCATCATCTTCATCGACGAGATCGACACCATCGGACGCGCCAGGGGCGGCGGCAGCGGCATGGGCGGCCACGACGAGCGCGAGCAGACGCTCAACCAGATCCTCACCGAGATGGACGGCTTCTCGGGCGCGGAAGGGGTGATCGTGCTCGCCGCCACCAACCGGGCCGACATCCTCGACCCCGCCCTCACCAGGCCGGGCCGGTTCGACCGGGTCGTCAACGTCTCGCCGCCCGACCGCGCCGGACGCGAGGCCATCCTCAAGATCCACACACGGCCCATCCCGCTGGCCGCCGACGTCGACCTCGCCCAGGTCGCCCGTACGACACCGGGCATGACCGGCGCCGAACTCGCCAACCTCGCCAACGAGGCCGCCCTCATCGCCGTCAAGCGCAAGCAGCGCGCGGTCACGCAGGCCGACCTCTCCGAAGCCATGGAGAAGGTGCAGCTCGGCGCCGAACGGCCGCTGGTGATGCCCGAGGACGAGCGCAGGCGCACGGCCTACCACGAGAGCGGACACGCCCTGCTCGGCATGCTCCAGCCCGGCGCCGACCCCGTCCGCAAGATCACCATCGTGCCGCGCGGTCGCGCGCTGGGCGTGACACTCTCGACGCCGGACTCCGACAAGTACGCCTACACGGAGGAGTACCTCCGGGGACGCATCATCGGCGCTCTGGGAGGCATGGCAGCCGAACACGTCGTCTACGGAGTGGTCACCACCGGCGCGGAGAACGACCTGGAGCAGGTCACCAACATCGCCCGCGGCATGGTCGCCCGCTGGGGCATGAGCGAGCGGGTCGGCCGCCTCTCCGCCCTGCCGAACGACGCCCAGCAGGCGTACGGTCTCGCGGCCGCCCCGGCGACCCTCGACACGATCGACGGCGAGATGCGCCGCATCGTGGACGAGTGCTACGAGAGCGCCTGCCGCCAGCTGCGCGACCACCGCGCCCGGCTCGACGCCCTGTCCGCCGCGCTCCTGGAGAACGAGACGCTGGAGGAGGCGGAGGCGTACCGGATCGCGGGCGTCACGCGGCTGACCAAGGGCGGCTGA
- a CDS encoding P-II family nitrogen regulator, with protein sequence MKLITAVVKPHRLDEIKEALQAFGVHGLTVTEASGYGRQRGHTEVYRGAEYTVDLVPKIRIEVLVDDADAEQLIEVVVKAARTGKIGDGKVWSVPVDTAVRVRTGERGPDAL encoded by the coding sequence ATGAAGCTCATCACCGCGGTCGTCAAGCCGCACCGGCTCGACGAGATCAAGGAGGCGCTGCAGGCCTTCGGCGTGCACGGCCTGACCGTCACCGAGGCCAGCGGCTACGGACGGCAGCGCGGCCACACCGAGGTCTACCGGGGCGCCGAGTACACCGTCGACCTCGTACCGAAGATCCGCATCGAGGTCCTCGTCGACGACGCGGACGCCGAACAGCTCATCGAGGTCGTGGTGAAGGCCGCCCGCACCGGCAAGATCGGCGACGGCAAGGTCTGGAGCGTCCCGGTCGACACGGCGGTGCGGGTGCGGACCGGGGAGCGCGGACCCGACGCGCTGTGA
- a CDS encoding [protein-PII] uridylyltransferase: MTSMDVRTETEAEDSGPGGYAAARLRLLHEESRSGPPRRSALAELTDDWLAGLFRAGPSDTPRGAALIAVGGYGRGELSPRSDLDLLLLHDGSAGPKELAELADRLWYPVWDLGIALDHSVRTPAEARKTAGEDLKAHLGLLDARHVAGDLGMTTALRTAVLADWRNQAPKRLPELRELCDERAERHGELSHLLEPDLKEARGGLRDATALRAVAASWLADAPREGLDEARRRLLDVRDALHLATGRATDRLALQEQDQVAAELGLLDADALLRQVYEAARVVAYAGDVTWREVGRVLRARAGRPRLRAMLGGRSGVRSGGRTPVAERSPLAEGVVEQDGEAVLARAARPERDAVLPLRAAAAAAQAGLPLSLHAVRRLAAMARPLATPWPAEAREQLVTLLGAGRPTVQVWEALEAEGLITRLLPDWERVRCRPQRNAVHTWTVDRHLVETAVRASALTRRVGRPDLLLVAALLHDIGKGWPGDHSTAGETIARDVAARIGFDAGDVAVVARLVRHHLLLVETATRRDLDDPATVRGVAEAVGSVGTLELLHALTEADALATGPAAWSAWRGALVADLVKRVTAVLSGEAPEERTTEDAAPTAEQERLAVEAFRTGGPVLSMRADSGVPAEDGPEPLGVELVVAVPERPGVLSSVAGVLALHRLAVRTAELGVVTLPADIGTGSGGSVLLLSWRVAAEYGSMPQAARLRADLVRVLDGSLDIEARLAEREAAYPRRRGTVAPPARVTVAPAASRLATVIEVRAQDAPGLLHRIGRALEGAGVAVRSAHVSTLGANVVDAFYVTGVDGGPLEGDVAVSVARDVEGALRG; the protein is encoded by the coding sequence GTGACGAGTATGGACGTACGGACCGAAACGGAAGCGGAAGACTCCGGCCCCGGCGGCTACGCGGCGGCCCGGCTGCGGCTCCTCCACGAGGAGTCGCGGTCCGGGCCGCCGCGCCGCTCGGCCCTCGCCGAGCTGACGGACGACTGGCTGGCCGGCCTCTTCCGGGCAGGGCCCTCGGACACCCCGCGAGGCGCCGCGCTCATCGCGGTGGGCGGCTACGGACGCGGCGAACTGTCGCCGCGCAGCGACCTGGACCTCCTGCTCCTGCACGACGGGAGCGCGGGCCCCAAGGAGCTCGCCGAGCTCGCCGACCGCCTCTGGTACCCCGTGTGGGACCTCGGGATCGCCCTCGACCACTCCGTGCGCACGCCCGCGGAAGCGCGGAAGACCGCGGGCGAGGACCTCAAGGCGCACCTCGGGCTGCTCGACGCCCGGCACGTCGCAGGGGACCTCGGCATGACCACGGCCCTGCGCACCGCCGTCCTCGCCGACTGGCGCAACCAGGCGCCCAAACGGCTGCCCGAACTGCGCGAGCTCTGCGACGAACGAGCCGAACGCCACGGCGAGTTGAGCCACCTGCTCGAACCCGACCTCAAGGAGGCGCGGGGCGGCCTTCGCGACGCCACCGCGCTGCGCGCCGTCGCCGCGTCCTGGCTCGCCGACGCGCCCCGAGAGGGACTCGACGAGGCACGCCGCCGCCTCCTCGACGTACGGGACGCACTGCACCTGGCGACGGGCCGTGCCACCGACCGGCTCGCCCTTCAGGAACAGGACCAGGTCGCCGCCGAACTCGGCCTCCTGGACGCGGACGCGCTGCTGCGCCAGGTGTACGAGGCCGCCCGCGTCGTCGCCTACGCGGGCGACGTCACCTGGCGCGAGGTCGGGCGCGTGCTGCGGGCGCGGGCCGGACGGCCGCGGCTGCGGGCGATGCTCGGCGGCAGGAGCGGCGTGCGGAGTGGTGGACGAACGCCGGTGGCCGAGCGGTCGCCGCTGGCGGAGGGGGTCGTGGAGCAGGACGGGGAGGCCGTGCTCGCCCGCGCGGCCAGGCCCGAACGGGACGCGGTGCTGCCGCTGCGGGCCGCGGCGGCCGCCGCGCAGGCGGGCCTCCCGCTCTCCCTGCACGCCGTGCGCCGTCTGGCCGCCATGGCGCGACCCCTCGCCACACCGTGGCCGGCCGAGGCGCGTGAGCAGCTCGTGACGCTGCTCGGGGCGGGCCGGCCGACCGTGCAGGTGTGGGAGGCGCTGGAGGCCGAAGGGCTCATCACCCGGCTCCTTCCCGACTGGGAGCGGGTGCGGTGCCGTCCGCAGCGCAACGCCGTCCACACCTGGACGGTCGACCGGCACCTGGTCGAGACGGCGGTGCGGGCCTCCGCGCTCACGCGCCGGGTGGGGCGGCCCGACCTGCTGCTCGTGGCCGCGCTGCTGCACGACATCGGCAAGGGGTGGCCCGGCGACCACTCCACGGCCGGGGAGACCATCGCCCGCGACGTCGCGGCACGGATCGGCTTCGACGCGGGCGACGTGGCCGTCGTCGCGCGCCTGGTCCGGCACCACCTGCTGCTCGTGGAGACCGCCACGCGCCGGGACCTCGACGACCCCGCGACGGTACGGGGCGTCGCCGAGGCGGTCGGCTCCGTGGGCACGCTGGAGCTGCTGCACGCCCTCACCGAGGCGGACGCGCTGGCCACCGGGCCCGCGGCCTGGTCGGCGTGGCGCGGGGCCCTCGTCGCCGACCTGGTGAAGCGGGTGACGGCCGTGCTGTCCGGGGAGGCGCCCGAGGAGCGGACCACGGAGGACGCGGCGCCGACGGCGGAACAGGAGAGGCTCGCGGTCGAGGCGTTCCGGACGGGCGGTCCGGTGCTCTCGATGCGGGCGGACTCGGGGGTTCCTGCCGAGGACGGCCCCGAGCCGCTCGGGGTGGAGCTCGTGGTCGCGGTCCCGGAACGACCGGGGGTGCTGTCCTCGGTGGCCGGGGTGCTGGCACTGCACCGGCTCGCCGTGCGGACGGCGGAGTTGGGGGTGGTGACGCTGCCGGCCGACATCGGGACCGGTTCGGGAGGCTCGGTGTTGTTGCTGAGCTGGCGGGTGGCGGCGGAGTACGGCTCCATGCCGCAGGCGGCGCGGTTGCGGGCGGACCTGGTGCGGGTGCTGGACGGCTCGCTGGACATCGAGGCCCGCCTCGCCGAGCGGGAGGCGGCGTACCCGCGCCGCAGGGGCACGGTGGCGCCGCCGGCCCGCGTGACGGTGGCCCCGGCGGCGTCCCGCCTTGCCACGGTGATCGAGGTGCGGGCCCAGGACGCACCGGGCCTGCTGCACCGGATCGGGCGGGCGCTGGAGGGGGCGGGGGTGGCGGTGCGCAGCGCCCATGTGTCGACCCTGGGGGCGAACGTGGTGGACGCGTTCTATGTGACGGGGGTGGATGGGGGGCCGCTGGAGGGGGACGTGGCGGTGAGCGTCGCTCGGGATGTCGAGGGGGCGTTGCGGGGGTAG
- the ffh gene encoding signal recognition particle protein, whose translation MFDTLSDRLAATFKNLRGKGRLSEADIDATAREIRIALLEADVALPVVRAFIKQVKERAAGAEVSQALNPAQQVIKIVNEELIGILGGETRRLRFAKTAPTVIMLAGLQGAGKTTLAGKLGLWLKGQGHSPLLVACDLQRPNAVNQLSVVAERAGVGVYAPQPGNGVGDPVQVAKDSIEFARTKQYDVVIVDTAGRLGIDQELMQQAADIRDAVSPDEVLFVVDAMIGQDAVNTAEAFRDGVGFDGVVLSKLDGDARGGAALSIAQVTGRQIMFASNGEKLDDFDAFHPDRMASRILGMGDMLTLIEKAEQTFSQQEAEKMASKLASKKGQDFTLDDFLAQMEQVRKMGSISKLLGMMPGMGQIKDQINNLDERDVDRTAAIIKSMTPAERQEPTLINGSRRARIAKGSGVDVSAVKNLVERFFEARKMMSRMAQGGGMPGMPGMPGMGGGAGKQKKKQKQAKGKRKSGNPMKRKQEEQEAAARREAANQAGSAFGMPGAQPGKDFELPDEFKKFMG comes from the coding sequence GTGTTCGATACTCTCTCCGACCGCCTCGCAGCGACATTCAAGAACCTCCGGGGCAAGGGCCGCCTGTCCGAGGCGGACATCGACGCCACGGCGCGCGAGATCCGCATCGCCCTGCTCGAGGCGGACGTGGCCCTGCCCGTCGTCCGCGCCTTCATCAAGCAGGTCAAGGAGCGCGCGGCCGGTGCCGAGGTCTCCCAGGCCCTCAACCCCGCCCAGCAGGTCATCAAGATCGTCAACGAGGAGCTCATCGGCATCCTCGGTGGCGAGACGCGCCGCCTCCGGTTCGCCAAGACCGCGCCGACCGTCATCATGCTGGCGGGTCTGCAGGGTGCCGGTAAGACGACCCTCGCCGGAAAGCTCGGCCTCTGGCTGAAGGGGCAGGGCCACTCGCCGCTCCTCGTGGCGTGTGACCTCCAGCGCCCCAACGCCGTCAACCAGCTGAGCGTGGTCGCCGAGCGCGCGGGCGTCGGTGTGTACGCGCCGCAGCCGGGCAACGGCGTCGGCGACCCGGTGCAGGTCGCCAAGGACTCCATCGAGTTCGCGCGCACGAAGCAGTACGACGTCGTGATCGTCGACACCGCGGGCCGCCTCGGCATCGACCAGGAGCTGATGCAGCAGGCCGCGGACATCCGCGACGCCGTCAGCCCGGACGAGGTCCTCTTCGTCGTCGACGCGATGATCGGTCAGGACGCGGTCAACACGGCCGAGGCGTTCCGTGACGGCGTCGGCTTCGACGGCGTCGTGCTCTCCAAGCTCGACGGTGACGCCCGCGGTGGTGCCGCGCTCTCGATCGCGCAGGTCACGGGCCGCCAGATCATGTTCGCCTCGAACGGCGAGAAGCTGGACGACTTCGACGCGTTCCACCCGGACCGCATGGCGTCCCGCATCCTCGGCATGGGCGACATGCTCACGCTGATCGAGAAGGCCGAGCAGACCTTCTCGCAGCAGGAGGCCGAGAAGATGGCCTCGAAGCTGGCGTCCAAGAAGGGCCAGGACTTCACCCTGGACGACTTCCTGGCCCAGATGGAGCAGGTCAGGAAGATGGGCAGCATCAGCAAGCTGCTCGGGATGATGCCCGGCATGGGGCAGATCAAGGACCAGATCAACAACCTCGACGAGCGCGACGTCGACCGCACCGCGGCCATCATCAAGTCGATGACGCCCGCCGAGCGCCAGGAGCCGACGCTCATCAACGGCTCGCGCCGCGCCCGTATCGCCAAGGGCTCCGGTGTCGACGTCAGCGCGGTGAAGAACCTCGTCGAGCGGTTCTTCGAGGCGCGGAAGATGATGTCCCGCATGGCCCAGGGCGGCGGTATGCCGGGTATGCCCGGGATGCCGGGCATGGGTGGTGGCGCCGGCAAGCAGAAGAAGAAGCAGAAGCAGGCCAAGGGCAAGCGGAAGTCGGGCAACCCGATGAAGCGCAAGCAGGAGGAGCAGGAGGCCGCGGCGCGCCGCGAGGCCGCGAACCAGGCCGGCTCCGCCTTCGGGATGCCGGGCGCGCAGCCGGGCAAGGACTTCGAGCTGCCGGACGAGTTCAAGAAGTTCATGGGCTGA
- a CDS encoding bifunctional DNA primase/polymerase yields MGFTIGGIRGTDRPRTGSRRRGRTSDCTAVAEYTGLWGWAAVPGARALDGVCSCGADDCAAPGAHPLGFAPEVPAGATLDEVADAWAEFPGAAVMLPVGRAFDVIEVAEAAGRRALVRLERMGLPLGPVAVTPDGRAQFFVAPGAATELPQLLYRMGWDDAALDLHGLGRGAHITAPPSDRGGLGPVRWLRSPALDSATNPPQARLLLGTLAYVAHRSPA; encoded by the coding sequence ATGGGCTTCACGATCGGCGGCATCCGGGGAACCGACCGGCCCCGGACCGGATCACGGCGGCGCGGCCGCACATCGGACTGCACGGCGGTGGCGGAGTACACCGGACTCTGGGGCTGGGCCGCGGTGCCCGGCGCCCGCGCCCTGGACGGCGTCTGCTCGTGCGGGGCCGACGACTGTGCGGCGCCCGGCGCCCACCCGCTGGGGTTCGCCCCCGAGGTCCCGGCCGGGGCCACGCTCGACGAAGTGGCGGACGCCTGGGCCGAGTTCCCCGGGGCGGCGGTCATGCTGCCGGTGGGCCGCGCGTTCGACGTGATCGAAGTGGCGGAGGCCGCGGGGCGGCGCGCCCTGGTCCGGCTGGAGCGGATGGGCCTTCCCCTGGGTCCCGTGGCGGTCACGCCGGACGGCCGGGCACAGTTCTTCGTCGCCCCCGGCGCCGCGACCGAACTCCCCCAGCTGCTCTACCGGATGGGCTGGGACGACGCCGCCCTGGACCTGCACGGCCTCGGCCGGGGCGCGCACATCACCGCACCGCCGTCCGACCGCGGCGGCCTCGGCCCGGTCCGCTGGCTCCGCTCCCCCGCCCTCGACTCGGCGACGAACCCGCCGCAGGCCCGTCTGCTCCTCGGCACCCTGGCGTACGTGGCGCACCGCTCCCCGGCGTAG
- the ftsY gene encoding signal recognition particle-docking protein FtsY, with product MEIVILAVVIAVVVIGALGGLVIGSRKKKQLPPQAPSSTPTITAPPAEPKVGDEAETPRDEPRRTIEEVELPLAEPTASAPVVEEPVVTEPAAPEIETPEPTAGRMVRLRARLSRSQNALGKGLLTLLSREHLDEDTWEEIEDTLLTADVGVAPTQELVERLRERVRVLGTRTPDELRTLLREELVKLLGTPEGTDFDRTVKTESGLETPGIVMVVGVNGTGKTTTTGKLARVLVADGRSVVLGAADTFRAAAADQLQTWGERVGARTVRGPEGGDPASIAFDSVKEGIADGADVVLIDTAGRLHTKTGLMDELGKVKRVVEKHAPLDEVLLVLDATTGQNGLIQARVFAEVVDITGIVLTKLDGTAKGGIVVAVQRELGVPVKLVGLGEGADDLAPFEPEAFVDALIGD from the coding sequence ATGGAAATCGTCATCCTTGCTGTAGTCATCGCCGTGGTCGTGATCGGCGCGCTCGGCGGGCTCGTGATCGGCAGCCGCAAGAAGAAGCAGCTGCCCCCGCAGGCCCCGTCCAGCACGCCCACCATCACCGCCCCTCCCGCCGAACCCAAGGTCGGCGACGAGGCCGAGACGCCGCGCGACGAACCGCGCCGCACGATCGAGGAGGTGGAACTCCCGCTCGCCGAGCCGACCGCGTCGGCACCGGTCGTCGAGGAGCCGGTCGTCACCGAACCGGCCGCGCCGGAGATCGAGACCCCCGAGCCCACCGCCGGCCGCATGGTCCGGCTGCGCGCCCGGCTCTCCCGCTCGCAGAACGCGCTCGGCAAGGGACTGCTCACGCTGCTGTCCCGCGAGCACCTCGACGAGGACACCTGGGAGGAGATCGAGGACACGCTGCTCACGGCGGACGTGGGCGTCGCCCCCACCCAGGAGCTCGTGGAGCGCCTGCGCGAGCGCGTGCGCGTGCTGGGCACCCGCACCCCGGACGAGCTGCGGACCCTCCTGCGCGAGGAGCTCGTCAAGCTCCTCGGGACGCCCGAGGGCACCGACTTCGACCGCACCGTGAAGACCGAGTCCGGGCTCGAGACGCCGGGCATCGTGATGGTCGTCGGCGTCAACGGCACCGGCAAGACCACCACCACCGGCAAGCTCGCGCGCGTCCTGGTCGCCGACGGCCGCTCCGTCGTCCTCGGCGCCGCGGACACGTTCCGTGCGGCCGCCGCCGACCAGCTGCAGACCTGGGGCGAGCGCGTGGGCGCCCGCACGGTCCGCGGCCCCGAGGGCGGCGACCCCGCGTCGATCGCCTTCGACTCCGTCAAGGAGGGCATCGCGGACGGCGCGGACGTCGTCCTCATCGACACCGCGGGCCGACTGCACACCAAGACCGGCCTCATGGACGAGCTCGGCAAGGTCAAGCGCGTCGTCGAGAAGCACGCCCCGCTCGACGAGGTGCTGCTCGTCCTCGACGCCACGACCGGGCAGAACGGCCTCATCCAGGCCCGCGTCTTCGCCGAGGTCGTCGACATCACGGGCATCGTCCTCACGAAGCTGGACGGCACCGCCAAGGGCGGCATCGTCGTCGCCGTGCAGCGCGAGCTGGGCGTGCCGGTCAAGCTGGTGGGCCTCGGCGAGGGCGCGGACGACCTGGCGCCGTTCGAGCCCGAGGCGTTCGTCGACGCGCTCATCGGCGACTGA
- a CDS encoding ammonium transporter: MPPGITIAADAPELSAANTGFMLICSALVMLMTPGLAFFYGGMVRVKSTLNMLMMSFISLGIVTVLWVLYGFSVAFGTDHGSLFGWEGDYVGLSGLGINQLWDGYTIPVYVFAVFQLMFAVITPALISGALADRVKFTAWALFIALWATVVYFPVAHWVWGTGGWAFELGVIDFAGGTAVHINAGAAALGVILVIGKRVGFKKDPMRPHSLPLVMLGAALLWFGWFGFNAGSWLGNDDGVGALMFVNTQVATAAAMLAWLLYEKLRHGACTTLGAASGAVAGLVAITPSGGSCSPLGAIAIGAIAGVLCAMAVGLKFRFGYDDSLDVVGVHLVGGIAGSILVGFFATGGGQSKAQGLFYGGGLEQLWKQLAGVGAVLAYSLIASAVLALLIDKTIGMRVSEDDEIAGIDQVEHAETAYDFSGAGGGRAPRTAAVPAPGADGAQDTAQVQRNKKVDA; encoded by the coding sequence ATGCCCCCAGGCATCACGATCGCCGCAGACGCCCCCGAGCTGTCTGCCGCCAACACAGGCTTCATGCTCATCTGCTCCGCCCTGGTGATGCTCATGACGCCGGGCCTGGCCTTCTTCTACGGAGGCATGGTCCGCGTCAAGAGCACCCTCAACATGCTGATGATGAGCTTCATCAGCCTGGGCATCGTCACCGTCCTCTGGGTGCTGTACGGCTTCTCCGTCGCGTTCGGCACCGACCACGGCAGCCTCTTCGGCTGGGAGGGCGACTACGTGGGCCTCAGCGGGCTCGGCATCAACCAGCTCTGGGACGGCTACACCATCCCGGTCTACGTCTTCGCCGTGTTCCAGCTGATGTTCGCCGTCATCACGCCCGCGCTGATCAGCGGCGCCCTCGCGGACCGCGTGAAGTTCACGGCCTGGGCACTGTTCATCGCCCTGTGGGCCACCGTCGTGTACTTCCCCGTCGCGCACTGGGTGTGGGGCACCGGCGGCTGGGCCTTCGAGCTCGGCGTCATCGACTTCGCGGGCGGCACCGCCGTCCACATCAACGCGGGCGCCGCCGCCCTCGGCGTCATCCTCGTCATCGGCAAGCGCGTCGGCTTCAAGAAGGACCCGATGCGGCCGCACTCCCTGCCGCTCGTGATGCTCGGCGCGGCCCTGCTGTGGTTCGGCTGGTTCGGCTTCAACGCCGGCTCGTGGCTGGGCAACGACGACGGCGTGGGCGCCCTCATGTTCGTCAACACGCAGGTCGCGACCGCCGCCGCCATGCTCGCCTGGCTCCTCTACGAGAAGCTCCGCCACGGCGCGTGCACCACCCTCGGCGCCGCGTCCGGCGCCGTCGCGGGCCTCGTCGCGATCACCCCGTCCGGCGGCTCCTGCTCGCCGCTGGGCGCCATCGCCATCGGCGCCATCGCGGGTGTGCTGTGCGCCATGGCCGTCGGGCTCAAGTTCAGGTTCGGGTACGACGACTCCCTCGACGTCGTCGGCGTCCACCTGGTCGGCGGCATCGCAGGATCGATTCTCGTCGGCTTCTTCGCCACCGGCGGCGGGCAGTCCAAGGCGCAGGGCCTCTTCTACGGAGGCGGCCTGGAGCAGCTGTGGAAGCAGCTCGCGGGCGTCGGAGCGGTCCTCGCGTACTCCCTGATCGCCTCCGCGGTCCTCGCCCTGCTCATCGACAAGACCATCGGCATGCGGGTCAGTGAGGACGACGAGATCGCGGGCATCGACCAGGTCGAGCACGCGGAGACCGCGTACGACTTCAGCGGGGCGGGCGGCGGCAGGGCTCCCCGTACGGCGGCGGTACCGGCGCCGGGCGCGGACGGCGCGCAGGACACGGCTCAGGTTCAGCGGAACAAGAAGGTGGACGCATGA